GCCAAAGCATATGAAAGGCTTGATCGTGTGGCGCTCTTTATGGCGCAAAATCCGCAATGGCAGATTAGCATAAAAGGCTTTTCAGATTCGACCGGCACCTCATCCTATGACCAAATGGTGTCCGAAGTCCGCGCCAATACCGTTAAAAATTATCTGATCGCAAAGGGCGTAGAGCCCTCAAAAATTTCAACCGTGAGTGGAAAGCAAAGCCAGACGGGCAGTCAGGTCCTTATCGAATTTAAATAAACCTGCAGACGCTGGATAAAATTCAATACTTATCAGGAAGGGTCTACACCGTTTCAGCGGCCAACCGCTCAACCGGCCGCTCGTTCATCAACCAGTGTACAAATGCGGCCATTAAACCCAGCACCACGCCCAGCCACCAGACCATATCGTAGCTTCCGCTGTGATCATACAGCCAGCCACCCAGCCAGACACCAATGAAGCTGCCCACCTGATGGCCCAGAAAAACTATACCGTAAAGCATGGCCATGTAACGGGTCCCGAACATCAACGCAACCAGTCCCGAAGTCGGCGGCACCGTCGCCAGCCATAAAAACCCCATGGTGGCGCTGAACACCAGCACGGAGGTGAGGCTCACCGGGATTAACATAAACAAGGTGATCACGACCGCACGCACTGAATAGATCCACACCAGCAGAAAGCGCATCGACATTTTGCCGGATACAACCCCGGAAATATACGCACCGAATACATTGCACAGACCGATAAGCGATATGCTCCAGGCACCCACTTTAGGCTCAAAACCCAGATCGGTGATAAACGCCGGCATATGGGCTGTGATAAAGGCCACATGAAAACCGCAGACAAAAAATCCCATCACCAGCAGCAAAAATGATCGGTATTGTATGGCTTCCTGGAGCGCTTGAGGAACTGTCTGGTCGTTAGCGTTTTGCGCTTGCCCGGCCGGCTGTCTTCCGGAGTAGGGCGCCAGTGGAATGGCCAGCACCGCCATTAACAAAGCCGAACCGGCCAGGATGTTGAGGGCGGTGGCCCAGCCATAGGTATCGATCAACAATTGGGACAGCGGCACAATTGCAAATTGACCGATGGAGCCGGCGGCGGTTCCCAGCCCCAGCGCCCACTGCTGCCGCTGCGGGCCCACTGCTCTGGCCATAGCCGGCAGGATAATGCCAAAGGAAGTGCCCGCAATACCGGCACCCACCAATATCCCGGCGGAAGCGTTCAATCCCCAGGGGCTGGCCACTCCGGGCATCAACACCATACCCAGAGCATATAAAAAAGTTCCGGCAATGACGACTTTAACGTTGCCGAAACGATCCGCCAGACCGCCGGCAAAAAAGGCAATGATTCCCCAGAAAAGATTTTGAACCGCCAAGGCGATGGATATGATTTCACGGCCCCAGCCGTTGGCTTCGGTTATGGGCTTGACAAACAGACCGAACCCGGCGCGGTAGCCAAAGGACAGCAGCAAAAGCAGACAGGCAGTGGCAATTAAAAAACCACTGACGCCATTGCTTTGGTTTGGTGTTGAAGTGTTTGCCACGAGTGATCTCCGGTTTTTGGTGAATACCAAATTACCACAAACACCTCCGCTCGGTTTTCAAGCAGTCGTTCGGATCCGCAGTAATCCAGCAAGCAAAAACCCCATTTTTCCAACCTGAAAAAATGGGGTTTAAACTATTTAACCGGTGAACGGGCTAACGGGTAACGGGCTCAACCGGTGGAGTTTAGCAGAATTCGACACCCACTCCATACGGATAATCACCCCCATCCTCATCGCCGGTATCTTTACACCACTTGACGACACCACAAAATTCGTTGGGACAGGATTTAAACGGGGGATTATCCAGTCTGAATCTAACCCGGGTACCGGGCTTGAAGGCAAATTCAGTGATAAAGAACATGCCATCGCCACTCATATTGTTAATTTTACCATATGCAAAGGAGCCTTTGTGTTCATCCTCCAGCAAGATGGTTGAATTATGGTAAAAGCGTTTACATTTTCGGTAATCAATTGCAGCTTCCATTCTTCACCTCCATTTAGCAGAACGTCATCATCGGAAATTCGCGATTTAAATCACAGTATCATTCACTATCGGCGAGTTTTAAACGGGGGGAAAAGCTATTGGAAAATCTGAAACCACCTTCTGAATAAAAATTATATACTACATTGTGGTATATGTCAAGATTAGAATTATGTCCGCAGGAGGGAATTAATTGCAGGTTTAAGGTAGACTATCGGATGTTAATCACAGCCAAACGATTGGGTGATGTCACCCAAATCATTGCCGAAATCAGCCTTGAAAAATCCAAACCGATGGCCCTCGAACCAGTGAAAATCATCACCGCTCCAGTACATTTGATCTTTCAGGCGCGTTTCAGCATAAAAATAGATATAGCGGTTGTGAGTATCGGCAATGTGCTTTTTTTGACCCGCCTGCAACGCAAACCAGCCCCGGGTTGTCCAGTGTTCCGGTTCATTTTTGGCGGTCAGAAAACGCACAGCCACGTAAATGTGGTGTTTGCAATTGTTTTTGATAAAAATCCTGGAAAATAGGTCTTCAGTTGAATCTTTGCTGGCCAGCACATGTCGAATCTGGGCTAAGATGGCATCCGCAGTCGCCTTGTCTTTTTTGATGATGTGGTCTTCTTTGGCATCAATAATGACCTGGGTGGTATTAGCCGTCACCGGGACAATTGTAATGCTGATCTCCAATTCGGGTGTTGATGCCAGAATGATGGTTTCATCCGTATAAGGGGTTACCGAATGTATCCGCATATCCATTTGGGTCAGGGCGCTGCGAGCCGCCTCGGTCACATCGCGCTCATCACCCATTAAAGTTTCTTTGGCAATATTGGAGGTGGTATAGCGATAATACTCGCCACCCCCGGCCATCGCCCCGGGCACAACCACCTCGGCACATCCACCCAGCAAACCGATGCAACCCAGCAGCCCGATGATCGTCAGACCGATTTTCAACCCATCTGTGTCAGTCAAAAATTTTCGCATCTTGTCTATTTCTGTCGTGCTTACGCATGCTGAGACCCTTTATTGTGTCGTAGAAAGTAAGCAGCATTTATTCTTTTTCAATAATTTCAACGATTTTATGATTAGGCGATTTCGCCGCGTATTGACGGCAGGATGGCATCATGGTAAAGGTTAGCCGTTATTCCAATGTGCTAACCGCAAAGAAGAGGTAGCCATGTGATGCGACCGTTAATCCCCATCATTTGCAGGAAGTGATGGGGTTTTTTATTTACGGCAACCCCTAAGGAGCAGCACCATGACATATGAAAGCGCCCGCAGAAAAGAAATTCGTCAGGCGCACGTGCGCCAGATCGAAGAATTTGCCCGCACTTATAAAAAAAGCAAGCCCACCGTATTGCTGATTCCCGGGGGCATGGGATCACAGATCGATCGATCAAAAAAACCCTATAAAGGCGCTGCTTCTCTGCCGTTTAATTACGACCCGATCTGGATGGACCCGGGTATTATTTTTGAAAAAGAAGCCTTGCAGCTTGAAATTCTGCTAAACAACCATGATATCGGCAATCACATCTGCATCCCCAACGGCCCCCTGCGTTTTTTGCTTAAACCCTATAATGCCACCGAAGACTATTTTCGGGACAAGGGTTATAACTACCTGGTATTCGGATTTGACTGGCGCCGTACGGTTCGCGAGTCGGCCGGGTTTTTGCAATTTTTCCTCAAGACGCTCAAACAG
Above is a genomic segment from Desulfobacterales bacterium containing:
- a CDS encoding PilZ domain-containing protein gives rise to the protein MEAAIDYRKCKRFYHNSTILLEDEHKGSFAYGKINNMSGDGMFFITEFAFKPGTRVRFRLDNPPFKSCPNEFCGVVKWCKDTGDEDGGDYPYGVGVEFC
- a CDS encoding MFS transporter: MANTSTPNQSNGVSGFLIATACLLLLLSFGYRAGFGLFVKPITEANGWGREIISIALAVQNLFWGIIAFFAGGLADRFGNVKVVIAGTFLYALGMVLMPGVASPWGLNASAGILVGAGIAGTSFGIILPAMARAVGPQRQQWALGLGTAAGSIGQFAIVPLSQLLIDTYGWATALNILAGSALLMAVLAIPLAPYSGRQPAGQAQNANDQTVPQALQEAIQYRSFLLLVMGFFVCGFHVAFITAHMPAFITDLGFEPKVGAWSISLIGLCNVFGAYISGVVSGKMSMRFLLVWIYSVRAVVITLFMLIPVSLTSVLVFSATMGFLWLATVPPTSGLVALMFGTRYMAMLYGIVFLGHQVGSFIGVWLGGWLYDHSGSYDMVWWLGVVLGLMAAFVHWLMNERPVERLAAETV
- a CDS encoding DUF3568 family protein translates to MRKFLTDTDGLKIGLTIIGLLGCIGLLGGCAEVVVPGAMAGGGEYYRYTTSNIAKETLMGDERDVTEAARSALTQMDMRIHSVTPYTDETIILASTPELEISITIVPVTANTTQVIIDAKEDHIIKKDKATADAILAQIRHVLASKDSTEDLFSRIFIKNNCKHHIYVAVRFLTAKNEPEHWTTRGWFALQAGQKKHIADTHNRYIYFYAETRLKDQMYWSGDDFHWFEGHRFGFFKADFGNDLGDITQSFGCD